A DNA window from bacterium contains the following coding sequences:
- a CDS encoding GGDEF domain-containing protein encodes MEQAMTLAESWHVMERMAAQHLASGTTEELANALLAELSTLVEASYGQILLAGDLTIMASRPAVPPTEMPLGIALDAIADARIHWEETPEQLACCLPMSLQEGVYAVLLLVWEGTRPESRERVSELERLLPFAALALSHRRLQVTLAQRDAQLVDLGARYDDALQRAVTDGLTGLINHAHFKESLGFELGRSKRYGNHLTLLLLDIDFFKNINDTYGHLIGDVVIRRVAQALKGRVRDCDQVARYGGEEFAILLPQTDLQGAYIVAERIRQHVRDMRFHNEDQEPIPSVTVSIGVAQLRKSDSPLSLLERADHALYAAKRSGRNAVCCEDDETPALSVG; translated from the coding sequence ATGGAGCAAGCGATGACATTGGCCGAGTCCTGGCACGTCATGGAGCGCATGGCGGCTCAGCATCTCGCTTCCGGCACCACCGAGGAGCTTGCGAACGCCTTGCTCGCAGAGCTATCGACCCTCGTCGAGGCCTCGTACGGGCAGATCCTGCTGGCGGGGGATCTGACGATCATGGCGAGCCGCCCTGCCGTTCCCCCTACCGAGATGCCGCTTGGGATCGCGCTGGATGCGATCGCCGACGCCCGCATCCACTGGGAGGAAACCCCGGAGCAACTGGCCTGCTGCCTGCCCATGTCGCTCCAAGAGGGTGTCTACGCGGTCCTGCTCTTGGTTTGGGAGGGGACTCGTCCCGAGTCGCGCGAGCGCGTGAGCGAACTCGAGCGTCTGCTTCCCTTCGCCGCTCTGGCGCTCTCTCACCGCCGCCTGCAGGTGACCCTGGCCCAGCGCGACGCCCAGCTGGTCGATCTCGGAGCGCGCTACGACGATGCCCTCCAGCGCGCGGTCACCGACGGGCTCACCGGCCTCATCAACCACGCCCACTTCAAGGAGAGCCTGGGCTTCGAGCTGGGCCGCAGCAAGCGCTACGGCAACCACCTGACCCTCCTGCTCCTGGACATCGACTTCTTCAAGAACATCAACGACACCTACGGCCACCTGATCGGGGACGTGGTCATCCGCCGCGTGGCCCAGGCCCTCAAGGGCCGGGTGCGCGACTGCGACCAAGTCGCGCGCTACGGCGGCGAGGAGTTCGCCATCCTCCTGCCCCAGACGGATCTGCAGGGCGCCTACATCGTCGCCGAGCGCATCCGTCAGCACGTGCGCGACATGCGCTTCCACAACGAGGACCAGGAGCCCATCCCCTCGGTGACGGTCTCGATCGGCGTGGCGCAGCTGCGCAAGAGCGATAGCCCCCTGAGCCTGCTCGAACGGGCCGACCATGCCCTCTACGCCGCCAAGCGCAGCGGTCGCAACGCCGTCTGCTGCGAGGACGACGAGACCCCGGCCCTGTCGGTCGGTTGA
- a CDS encoding DUF72 domain-containing protein: MAGRCRIGTSGWAYPHWRGPFYPRELAPGAWLDYYARHFDTVEINRSFYRLPTPEAAAAWAAAVPEDFCFAVKASRYLTHLKKLKDPAPALSRLFAAIAPLGDKLGPVLYQLPPRWRFDAERLAGFLGALPQGLAAVEFRDPSWYRPEAYRLLADHGVALCASSFPGLPMVWEATGGIGYVRLHGTAVPYGDRYTPNALGVIAQRVRNLLRRGLDVYVYFDNDAEAFAVENARELRKLLE; encoded by the coding sequence ATGGCCGGTCGATGCCGCATCGGGACCTCGGGCTGGGCCTACCCCCACTGGCGCGGGCCCTTCTACCCGCGCGAACTCGCACCCGGCGCCTGGCTCGACTACTACGCCCGCCACTTCGACACCGTCGAGATCAACCGCAGCTTCTACCGCCTGCCCACCCCGGAGGCCGCTGCGGCTTGGGCCGCGGCCGTCCCGGAGGACTTCTGCTTCGCGGTCAAGGCGAGCCGCTACCTGACCCATCTCAAGAAGCTCAAGGATCCCGCCCCCGCCCTTTCGCGCCTCTTTGCGGCGATCGCCCCTCTGGGCGACAAGCTGGGCCCCGTCCTGTACCAATTGCCACCCCGCTGGAGGTTCGACGCCGAGCGCCTCGCAGGCTTCTTGGGCGCGCTGCCGCAAGGGCTTGCCGCCGTGGAGTTCCGGGACCCGAGCTGGTACCGGCCCGAGGCCTATCGCTTGCTCGCGGATCACGGGGTCGCCCTGTGCGCGTCGAGCTTCCCAGGCCTACCCATGGTCTGGGAGGCGACGGGCGGCATCGGCTACGTGCGGCTCCACGGCACGGCGGTGCCCTACGGCGATCGCTACACGCCAAACGCGCTGGGCGTCATCGCCCAGCGCGTCCGAAACCTATTGCGGCGCGGCCTCGACGTCTACGTCTACTTCGACAACGACGCCGAGGCCTTCGCCGTGGAGAACGCCCGCGAGCTGCGAAAGCTGCTCGAATGA
- a CDS encoding GntR family transcriptional regulator: MNLFLNRTSPIALIDQLTAQIRQQVASGALSPGEKLPSLRSLAQRLGIHHNTALAAYKALEAEGVIEIRQGSGARVRAFAPAREPWREGVALRALAAHFVAQARSRGHDAEAILEACRAALDPVQITRLAVVNPHPDLQALYLHELGDWLSLPMVGMSPEEVEAADAAWRTETCFVTSSNHALRLQQILGDDAPLAVFKLASVEPLLARAKAVEASGLIALVSDSPRFRFLIQELLAGACEADQLLVLAAEDEDQLRSVARLASLIVTDSPCWEAVSKLSLQAPYRFRLLAEDLLSELAERLPPEAFNPR; the protein is encoded by the coding sequence ATGAACCTGTTTCTCAACCGCACCAGCCCGATCGCCCTGATCGACCAGCTCACCGCGCAGATCCGCCAGCAAGTGGCCTCGGGCGCCCTGAGCCCGGGCGAGAAGCTCCCGAGCCTTCGCTCGCTCGCCCAGCGGCTCGGCATCCACCACAACACGGCGCTTGCCGCCTACAAGGCCCTCGAAGCCGAAGGGGTGATCGAGATCCGCCAGGGGAGCGGCGCGCGGGTCAGGGCCTTTGCGCCTGCGCGCGAGCCCTGGCGCGAGGGGGTCGCGCTGCGCGCGTTGGCCGCGCACTTCGTGGCGCAGGCCCGCTCCCGCGGGCACGACGCCGAGGCGATCCTGGAGGCCTGCCGCGCGGCCCTCGATCCGGTGCAGATCACGCGCCTGGCCGTCGTCAACCCGCACCCCGACCTGCAAGCGCTGTACCTGCACGAGCTGGGGGACTGGCTCTCGTTGCCCATGGTCGGCATGAGCCCCGAGGAGGTGGAGGCCGCCGATGCCGCCTGGCGGACCGAGACCTGCTTCGTCACGTCCAGCAACCATGCCCTGCGCCTGCAGCAGATCCTGGGCGATGACGCGCCGCTGGCGGTCTTCAAGCTGGCCTCGGTGGAGCCGCTGCTCGCGCGCGCGAAGGCCGTCGAGGCCTCGGGACTGATCGCCCTGGTCTCCGACTCGCCGCGCTTCCGGTTCCTGATCCAGGAGCTGCTCGCCGGGGCCTGCGAGGCCGATCAGCTCCTCGTGCTCGCCGCCGAGGACGAAGATCAGCTGCGAAGCGTCGCGCGCCTGGCCTCCTTGATCGTGACGGACTCGCCTTGCTGGGAGGCGGTCTCGAAGCTGAGCCTGCAAGCGCCGTATCGCTTTCGCCTGCTCGCCGAGGACCTCTTGAGCGAGCTTGCCGAGCGGCTGCCGCCCGAGGCGTTCAACCCGCGCTAA
- a CDS encoding Rrf2 family transcriptional regulator: MSFSSRFAVAVHILTLLQLQEGEPVTSEYIAGSVNTNPAVVRRLLSMLAQAGLTTSRLGAGGGALLARPAEDITLLAVYQAVEDGHLFAMHHEAPNPRCLVGRNIQGALERTVDDAQRALETELAGKTIAGMLGEVLAREKVGAAGS; this comes from the coding sequence ATGTCCTTCAGCAGCCGTTTCGCCGTGGCCGTCCACATCCTGACGCTGCTTCAGTTGCAGGAGGGCGAGCCCGTCACATCCGAATACATCGCCGGGAGCGTGAACACCAACCCGGCGGTGGTACGTCGCCTGCTGTCCATGCTCGCGCAGGCGGGGCTCACCACCTCGCGCCTCGGGGCGGGCGGCGGGGCGCTCTTGGCGCGGCCGGCCGAGGACATCACCCTGCTTGCGGTCTACCAGGCCGTGGAGGACGGTCACCTCTTCGCCATGCACCACGAGGCCCCCAACCCGCGCTGCCTGGTGGGCCGCAACATCCAGGGCGCCCTGGAGCGGACGGTCGACGATGCCCAGCGGGCCCTCGAAACGGAGCTTGCGGGCAAGACCATCGCCGGCATGCTCGGCGAGGTCCTGGCGCGCGAGAAGGTGGGAGCCGCCGGGAGCTAG
- a CDS encoding NAD(P)-dependent oxidoreductase — MNLVLIGATGFVGTQVLEEALRRGHQVKAIVRHPEKLPQHDALTPAAVDVFDAAALAEALKGADAVVSAFNPGWGTPDIQERFIAGSQAITAAVKAAGLKRLLVVGGAGSLYVAPGVQLVDTPEFPAEWKEGALGAREALRQIQAEDGLDWTFLSPAILLEPGERTGAYRLGGDEPLSTGEGPGRISAADLAVAILDEIERPSHLRKRFTVAY, encoded by the coding sequence ATGAACCTCGTTTTGATTGGCGCCACCGGCTTCGTCGGCACCCAGGTCCTCGAAGAGGCCCTGCGGCGCGGCCACCAAGTGAAAGCCATCGTCCGCCACCCCGAGAAGCTGCCTCAGCACGACGCGCTCACCCCTGCGGCGGTGGACGTCTTCGACGCGGCGGCGCTCGCCGAGGCCCTCAAGGGGGCTGATGCGGTCGTCAGCGCCTTCAACCCCGGCTGGGGCACCCCCGATATCCAGGAGCGCTTCATCGCGGGCTCCCAGGCGATCACCGCGGCGGTGAAGGCGGCCGGCCTCAAGCGCCTCCTGGTCGTGGGCGGGGCGGGGAGCCTCTACGTGGCGCCCGGGGTGCAACTGGTCGACACCCCGGAGTTCCCGGCCGAATGGAAGGAAGGGGCGCTCGGCGCGCGCGAGGCCCTGCGCCAGATCCAGGCCGAGGATGGGCTCGACTGGACCTTCCTCTCGCCCGCGATCCTGCTGGAGCCGGGCGAGCGCACCGGCGCCTACCGCCTGGGTGGCGATGAGCCCCTTTCGACCGGCGAGGGGCCGGGTCGGATCTCGGCGGCGGACCTCGCGGTGGCCATCCTCGACGAGATCGAGCGCCCGTCGCACCTGCGCAAGCGTTTCACGGTGGCTTACTAA
- a CDS encoding MarR family transcriptional regulator — translation MEQETSPYSQAPEPFLRPLRALSEAYNAFASVGARHIESLGLTPAQFDVLATLGDTPGMTCKQLGEGTLITKGTLTGVLDRLEAKGLIRRTRGEQDSRQVFVALTPEGEAVFQQTFQPHIDFLGRYMAQMSPEQQQQLTELLRELRRAFI, via the coding sequence ATGGAACAGGAAACCTCTCCCTATAGCCAGGCCCCCGAGCCGTTTCTGCGCCCCTTGCGGGCCCTCTCCGAAGCCTACAACGCCTTCGCGAGTGTCGGTGCCCGTCACATCGAGTCGCTCGGCCTGACGCCGGCCCAGTTCGACGTGCTCGCGACCCTGGGCGACACCCCCGGCATGACCTGCAAGCAGCTCGGCGAGGGCACCTTGATCACCAAGGGGACGCTCACCGGCGTCCTGGACCGCCTGGAGGCCAAGGGCCTCATCCGGCGGACCCGCGGCGAGCAGGACTCCCGCCAGGTCTTCGTCGCCCTGACGCCCGAAGGCGAGGCCGTCTTCCAGCAAACCTTCCAGCCGCACATCGACTTTCTCGGCCGCTACATGGCGCAGATGTCGCCCGAGCAGCAGCAGCAACTGACCGAGCTCTTGAGAGAGCTCCGACGCGCCTTCATCTAA
- a CDS encoding YceI family protein — MNSKLAVTALAFAATLAVAANVDARPFKVTPDAHSETMATFSSKASIVRLSGRTTKVDGDSEINVDNPSLSPKGTVTVDVSSFDTGIALRNEHMRGIIEAEKYPTATFKMKSLKAPKLVAEKPVDGTVTGEMTFHGVTRTVTAPVTLVYLPEQDKNYRPGDWVSVTTGFKLKLSDYGIKLPAPMLGVKVADELSIEVEGMAKGL; from the coding sequence ATGAACTCCAAGCTCGCCGTGACCGCTCTTGCCTTCGCCGCCACGCTCGCCGTGGCCGCCAACGTGGATGCTCGCCCCTTCAAGGTGACCCCCGACGCCCACTCCGAGACCATGGCCACCTTCTCGTCCAAGGCCTCGATCGTTCGCCTCTCGGGCCGCACCACCAAGGTGGACGGCGACAGCGAGATCAACGTGGACAACCCCTCGCTCAGCCCCAAGGGCACCGTGACGGTCGACGTCTCCTCGTTCGACACCGGCATCGCGCTGCGTAACGAGCACATGCGCGGGATCATCGAGGCGGAGAAGTACCCCACCGCCACCTTCAAGATGAAGAGCCTCAAGGCCCCCAAGCTGGTCGCCGAGAAGCCGGTCGACGGCACCGTCACCGGTGAGATGACCTTCCACGGCGTGACCCGCACCGTCACCGCTCCCGTGACCCTGGTCTACTTGCCCGAGCAGGACAAGAACTACCGCCCCGGCGACTGGGTCTCGGTCACGACCGGCTTCAAGCTCAAGCTCTCGGACTACGGCATCAAGCTGCCCGCGCCCATGCTCGGCGTCAAGGTCGCTGACGAGCTGAGCATCGAGGTCGAGGGGATGGCCAAGGGCCTCTAA